One Diabrotica virgifera virgifera chromosome 3, PGI_DIABVI_V3a genomic window carries:
- the LOC126882772 gene encoding uncharacterized protein LOC126882772, which produces MDSSESEEDLILLVALADEEDQRKRKIWTHEINLERHQKGEFHTLVVPQLRNDEKRFYKYFRMKIAYFDEIVNLIREDISKLDINFRESISAEERLAITWR; this is translated from the exons ATGGATTCTTCGGAATCGGAGGAAGATTTGATCTTGCTGGTAGCTTTAGCAGACGAGGAGGATCAAAG aaaaagaaaaatttggACTCATGAGATAAATTTGGAAAGACATCAAAAAGGAGAATTTCATACGTTAGTAGTGCCACAACTTCGAAATGACGAAAAACGTTTTTATAAATACTTCAGAATGAAAATTGCTTATTTTGATGAAATTGTAAACTTAATAAGGGAAGATATTTCTAAGCTTGATATCAATTTTCGTGAATCTATTTCAGCGGAAGAAAGACTAGCCATTACTTGGAGGTAA
- the LOC126882771 gene encoding uncharacterized protein LOC126882771, whose translation MKMFQPFLLFAKTSSNVPEVVTNVESATEKDDGVDVSRNEESEIGDISEVPLPTKNKESATCADVTTPIVEPEPKKRKVRNVQNTKPTSVDSIISYFESRKKTEKDSTDLLFLSYAGLIKQFSGKRQAETKLQIAEIIAKQELMHYEEQQQQ comes from the coding sequence ATGAAAATGTTCCAACCTTTCTTGCTTTTTGCTAAAACCTCTTCAAATGTGCCGGAAGTTGTGACTAATGTAGAGTCTGCAACTGAGAAAGATGATGGTGTAGATGTTTCGCGTAATGAAGAGAGTGAAATTGGTGATATATCTGAGGTACCTTTACCTACAAAAAATAAAGAGTCTGCTACTTGCGCTGATGTAACCACCCCGATTGTAGAACCAGAACCAAAAAAACGAAAAGTCAGAAATGTACAAAATACGAAACCAACTTCAGTTGACTCTATTATTAGTTATTTTGAAAGCagaaaaaaaacagaaaaagactCCACAGATTTATTGTTTCTATCATATGCAGGCTTGATAAAACAATTTTCTGGAAAACGTCAGGCCGAAACAAAATTACAAATTGCTGAAATAATTGCCAAGCAAGAGTTAATGCATTATGAAGAGCAGCAGCAGCAGTAG